The genomic interval GCAAGCGTCACGGCCAGCAGCCCCTTCATTCGGCGGCGACTTTCGCCGCCGGCTCGACGGGCGTCTTTTCCATGCGGTTCAGAAGGCGCGTCAGCAACCCGACAAGCTGCGCCGCCTCCTCGTTGGAGAAATCGCCGAGCATCTCGTTCCAGAACGCGATCGTTGGAGTCGCCATGGCCTTGGTCACGGTGCGTCCCTCCGGCGTGAGCGCCAGGTGCACCACGCGCCGATCGGTGAGGCTGCGGCTGCGCGTGACGAAGCCGCGCGCTTCGAGCTGGTCGACCACGCGTGTGATCGCGCCGCTGTCGTAGTTCATGTGGCGCGAGATGTCGGCGCAGGTCGCCGCCAGCCCGTCGCGCAGGCACATCAGCGCCACCCAGTGCGAGAAGGTCAGGCCCTCACCGGCGAAGCGGGCCTCGGCACGGGGAACCATGAGATTGGTAAGCCGACGCAGCAGGCAGCCTAGGGAGGTCTGCGCCTCGAAATTATCCTGGTCATAGAAAGGCTTGATCATATTCTGCCTACCAAGTTACTGCTCAAACAATAACTGTTCTAGCAGTGAAATACAACTTATACGAATCCGTATGCTTCGAAACGCGAAGCGATTTTTGCATTTTGGCCTGTGGCGTCCTGTCTGACTCGCTCAGGCTTTGGCGAAAACTGTCGAAAAAATGCGCCCGCATCGGGTCCCCGTCACAGGGCGCGCGCATGCACGGACGATGAGACCGACGCGTCGCGGCACGCGCGATTCACGTCGTCGGCGATGGCTTGGCGAATATCGCGCCCGAGAGACCGGCGGCTTGCCGTTTCGTAAGGGCAACCGACATCTCTTCGGATTTGTTCGCGCGCTCCGCCGACACACCCGGTAACAAATTACCTCTCCCTCGGAAGGGCTTGGGCGTGTAGCCTCCGGCCGGACTCGCGCCGCCTATGAGCGCGAGACCGACCAGGGGGTCTTCATGAATCTGCGTCGCCATGCCGGACTTGCGGTATTCCTCGCCCTCGCGCTGTGCGCCTGCGGGCAGGGCGACAAGCAGAAGCAGGCATCGGCGCCGGCCAAGCCCGTCGCGGCGGCGCCCGCGCCGGCGGCGGACAATGCCGATCCCGCTTCGCGCCTCGGCGATGCCGCCAATGTCGACGGCGACCGCATCGTCCATGCCGATGCCACGCCCGGCGACTGGCTGAGCCATGGCCGCACCTATGGTGAGCAACGCTATTCGCCGCTCAAGGACGTCAACATCGACACGGTCAAGCAACTCGGCGTCGCCTGGGAATTCCGCACCAATACGGTGCGGGGGCTGGAAAGCACGCCCATCGTGTCGGACGGAATCATGTTCGTCACCGGCTCATGGAGCAAGGTCTGGGCG from Rhizomicrobium sp. carries:
- a CDS encoding MarR family transcriptional regulator; this translates as MIKPFYDQDNFEAQTSLGCLLRRLTNLMVPRAEARFAGEGLTFSHWVALMCLRDGLAATCADISRHMNYDSGAITRVVDQLEARGFVTRSRSLTDRRVVHLALTPEGRTVTKAMATPTIAFWNEMLGDFSNEEAAQLVGLLTRLLNRMEKTPVEPAAKVAAE